The Callospermophilus lateralis isolate mCalLat2 chromosome 3, mCalLat2.hap1, whole genome shotgun sequence genome has a segment encoding these proteins:
- the Srsf6 gene encoding serine/arginine-rich splicing factor 6 has product MPRVYIGRLSYNVREKDIQRFFSGYGRLLEVDLKNGYGFVEFEDSRDADDAVYELNGKELCGERVIVEHARGPRRDRDGYSYGSRSGGGGYSSRRTSGRDKYGPPVRTEYRLIVENLSSRCSWQDLKDFMRQAGEVTYADAHKERTNEGVIEFRSYSDMKRALDKLDGTEINGRNIRLIEDKPRASHRRSYSGSRSRSRSRRRSRSRSRRSSRSRSRSVSKSRSRSRSRSKGRSRSRSKGRKSRSKSKSKPKSDRGSHSHSRSRSKDEYEKSRSRSRSRSPKENGKGDIKSKSRSRSQSRSNSPLPVPPSKARSVSPPPKRATSRSRSRSRSRSRSRSSSRD; this is encoded by the exons ATGCCTCGCGTCTACATAGGACGCCTGAGCTACAACGTCCGGGAGAAGGACATCCAGCGCTTTTTCAGCGGCTATGGTCGCCTCCTCGAAGTAGACCTCAAAAATGG GTACGGCTTCGTGGAGTTCGAGGACTCCCGCGACGCCGACGACGCCGTTTACGAGCTGAACGGCAAGGAGCTCTGCGGCGAGCGCGTGATCGTGGAGCACGCCCGGGGCCCGCGCCGCGATCGCGACGGCTACAGCTACGGAAGCCGCA GTGGTGGAGGTGGATACAGCAGTCGGAGAACCTCTGGCAGAGACAAATATGGACCTCCTGTTCGTACAGAGTACAGGCTTATTGTAGAAAATCTTTCTAGTCGTTGCAGTTGGCAAGATTTAAAG GATTTCATGCGGCAAGCAGGTGAAGTAACATATGCAGATGCTCACAAAGAACGTACAAATGAAGGTGTAATTGAATTTCGCTCCTACTCTGACATGAAGCGTGCTTTGGATAAACTGGATGGTACAGAGATAAATGGCAGGAATATTAGACTTATTGAAGATAAGCCACGAGCAAGCCATAGGAGGTCTTATTCTGGAAGCAGATCTAG GTCACGATCAAGAAGGAGGTCACGAAGTAGGAGTCGCAGGAGCAGCCGCAGTAGATCTCGAAGTGTCTCAAAAAGTCGCTCCCG ATCCAGGTCACGGAGCAAAGGTCGATCACGTTCTCGATCAAAAGGCAGGAAGTCTAGATCAAAAAGCAAATCTAAGCCCAAGTCTGATCGGGGTTCCCATTCACATTCTCGAAGCAGATCTAAGGATGAGTATGAAAAGTCCCGAAGCAGGTCTCGATCTCGGTCCcccaaagaaaatggaaaaggtGATATAAAGTCAAAATCCAGATCAAGGAGCCAGTCTCGTTCCAATTCACCCCTTCCTGTTCCACCCTCAAAGGCTCGTTCTGTGTCCCCTCCACCAAAAAGAGCTACTTCAAGATCCCGTTCTAGATCTCGCTCAAGGTCAAGGTCCAGATCAAGTTCCAGAGATTAA